Proteins from a single region of Salvelinus fontinalis isolate EN_2023a unplaced genomic scaffold, ASM2944872v1 scaffold_0337, whole genome shotgun sequence:
- the LOC129845683 gene encoding uncharacterized protein LOC129845683 isoform X3: protein MPGCFSRLAERVRGRRRPNTSTGCSNSFVACFSCLFLFCRVRDCRQVDSDFEEETTVLDEIQLDVPLDDVPDVPQLPVLLDVQNAAIILEDVPDVQTILEEATGNWQLIPISFSPLYCGPVVIRQVVVRMHHVSRVRGLETQLVWAISKETARLSPKGIPYCATKVQSITWIQRVAGRVTHYVSHLRHETSVDVTLGCYQQTDVSVVYATLHMGLDGLLSSSAWSEAASFSTPTTQQFTDPEPEGHDCYKGWEEDVLPEEREVPLLNLYLTSKRVEDIALRLVSLRQAFTTLLGSTLSRNHLFVAGKVLLGALVQANHMDGANFIRTYNDFVDYLSDPSKRNDIERELAEANHPGGFVERLYALLYSFLPTAANMEPEADRYLLLLNDSCDTLPPKRDPDTNALHYFALNLTFLNKISCSSKTFLFPSFHLFDFMTISSS, encoded by the exons ATGCCTGGGTGCTTTTCAAGACTAGCGGAGAGAGTGCGTGGACGTCGGCGGCCTAATACGTCGACAGGTTGTTCAAATTCATTTGTGGCTTGTTTTTCTTGTCTTTTTCTGTTTTGCAGGGTTCGTGATTGTCGACAGGTGGACAGCGACTTCGAAGAGG AAACAACTGTCCTGGATGAGATCCAGTTGGATGTGCCATTGGATGATGTGCCAGATGTTCCACAGCTGCCAGTCCTCCTTGATGTCCAGAATGCTGCTATTATCCTTGAGGATGTGCCAGATGTGCAGACTATCCTTGAG GAGGCCACTGGCAATTGGCAGTTGATTCCGATTAGCTTCAGCCCCCTGTACTGTGGGCCTGTTGTGATCAGG caggtggtggtgaggatgcaccacGTTAGTAGGGTGAGAGGCCTGGAGACTCAACTGGTGTGGGCCATCTCCAAGGAGACAGCCAGGCTTAGTCCAAAGGGCATCCCCTACTGTGCCACCAAAGTGCAGTCCATCACTTGGATCCAG cgtGTGGCTGGCAGGGTGACCCACTATGTGTCTCACCTCCGCCACGAGACGTCTGTGGACGTGACGCTTGGCTGCTACCAG cagactgatgtcTCAGTGGTGTACGCCACTCTCCACATGGGGCTGGACGGGCTTCTCTCCTCTTCAGCGTGGTCGGAGGCTGCCTCCTTCTCTACGCCCACCACTCAGCAGTTCACTGACCCAGAGCCTGAGGGCCACGACTGCTATAAG GGCTGGGAGGAGGACGTGctgcctgaggagagggaggttccTCTGCTAAA CCTCTACCTTACCAGCAAGAGAGTGGAGGACATCGCCCTGAGGCTTGTCTCCCTGCGCCAGGCTTTCACT aCCCTGCTTGGTTCCACCCTGAGCAGGAACCATCTGTTTGTGGCGGGAAAGGTCCTCCTGGGCGCACTGGTTCAGGCCAACCACATG GACGGGGCCAACTTCATCCGTACTTATAACGACTTTGTGGACTACCTGAGTGACCCCTCCAAGCGGAATGACATTGAGAGGGAGCTGGCTGAGGCAAAC CACCCCGGTGGGTTTGTGGAGCGTCTGTACGCTCTCCTGTACTCCTTCCTGCCCACTGCTGCCAACATGGAGCCAGAGGCTGACAGATACCTGCTGCTGCTCAAT GATTCTTGTGACACTTTGCCACCCAAGAGGGATCCAGACACCAATGCACTACATTACTTTGCACTGAATttgacatttttaaataaaataagttGTAGTTCAAAAACATTTTTGTTTCCGTCTTTTCATCTATTTGATTTTATGACCATTTCCTCTTCCTAG
- the LOC129845683 gene encoding uncharacterized protein LOC129845683 isoform X1, which yields MPGCFSRLAERVRGRRRPNTSTGCSNSFVACFSCLFLFCRVRDCRQVDSDFEEETTVLDEIQLDVPLDDVPDVPQLPVLLDVQNAAIILEDVPDVQTILEEATGNWQLIPISFSPLYCGPVVIRNNASPVVKAWRTFQFISPIITYMRGGSQQVVVRMHHVSRVRGLETQLVWAISKETARLSPKGIPYCATKVQSITWIQRVAGRVTHYVSHLRHETSVDVTLGCYQQTDVSVVYATLHMGLDGLLSSSAWSEAASFSTPTTQQFTDPEPEGHDCYKGWEEDVLPEEREVPLLNLYLTSKRVEDIALRLVSLRQAFTTLLGSTLSRNHLFVAGKVLLGALVQANHMDGANFIRTYNDFVDYLSDPSKRNDIERELAEANHPGGFVERLYALLYSFLPTAANMEPEADRYLLLLNDSCDTLPPKRDPDTNALHYFALNLTFLNKISCSSKTFLFPSFHLFDFMTISSS from the exons ATGCCTGGGTGCTTTTCAAGACTAGCGGAGAGAGTGCGTGGACGTCGGCGGCCTAATACGTCGACAGGTTGTTCAAATTCATTTGTGGCTTGTTTTTCTTGTCTTTTTCTGTTTTGCAGGGTTCGTGATTGTCGACAGGTGGACAGCGACTTCGAAGAGG AAACAACTGTCCTGGATGAGATCCAGTTGGATGTGCCATTGGATGATGTGCCAGATGTTCCACAGCTGCCAGTCCTCCTTGATGTCCAGAATGCTGCTATTATCCTTGAGGATGTGCCAGATGTGCAGACTATCCTTGAG GAGGCCACTGGCAATTGGCAGTTGATTCCGATTAGCTTCAGCCCCCTGTACTGTGGGCCTGTTGTGATCAGG AACAATGCCAGTCCGGTGGTTAAAGCTTGGAGAACTTTCCAGTTCATCAGCCCCATCATCACCTACATGCGTGGGGGATCCCAG caggtggtggtgaggatgcaccacGTTAGTAGGGTGAGAGGCCTGGAGACTCAACTGGTGTGGGCCATCTCCAAGGAGACAGCCAGGCTTAGTCCAAAGGGCATCCCCTACTGTGCCACCAAAGTGCAGTCCATCACTTGGATCCAG cgtGTGGCTGGCAGGGTGACCCACTATGTGTCTCACCTCCGCCACGAGACGTCTGTGGACGTGACGCTTGGCTGCTACCAG cagactgatgtcTCAGTGGTGTACGCCACTCTCCACATGGGGCTGGACGGGCTTCTCTCCTCTTCAGCGTGGTCGGAGGCTGCCTCCTTCTCTACGCCCACCACTCAGCAGTTCACTGACCCAGAGCCTGAGGGCCACGACTGCTATAAG GGCTGGGAGGAGGACGTGctgcctgaggagagggaggttccTCTGCTAAA CCTCTACCTTACCAGCAAGAGAGTGGAGGACATCGCCCTGAGGCTTGTCTCCCTGCGCCAGGCTTTCACT aCCCTGCTTGGTTCCACCCTGAGCAGGAACCATCTGTTTGTGGCGGGAAAGGTCCTCCTGGGCGCACTGGTTCAGGCCAACCACATG GACGGGGCCAACTTCATCCGTACTTATAACGACTTTGTGGACTACCTGAGTGACCCCTCCAAGCGGAATGACATTGAGAGGGAGCTGGCTGAGGCAAAC CACCCCGGTGGGTTTGTGGAGCGTCTGTACGCTCTCCTGTACTCCTTCCTGCCCACTGCTGCCAACATGGAGCCAGAGGCTGACAGATACCTGCTGCTGCTCAAT GATTCTTGTGACACTTTGCCACCCAAGAGGGATCCAGACACCAATGCACTACATTACTTTGCACTGAATttgacatttttaaataaaataagttGTAGTTCAAAAACATTTTTGTTTCCGTCTTTTCATCTATTTGATTTTATGACCATTTCCTCTTCCTAG
- the LOC129845683 gene encoding uncharacterized protein LOC129845683 isoform X2, with protein MPGCFSRLAERVRGRRRPNTSTGCSNSFVACFSCLFLFCRVRDCRQVDSDFEEETTVLDEIQLDVPLDDVPDVPQLPVLLDVQNAAIILEDVPDVQTILEEATGNWQLIPISFSPLYCGPVVIRNNASPVVKAWRTFQFISPIITYMRGGSQQVVVRMHHVSRVRGLETQLVWAISKETARLSPKGIPYCATKVQSITWIQRVAGRVTHYVSHLRHETSVDVTLGCYQQTDVSVVYATLHMGLDGLLSSSAWSEAASFSTPTTQQFTDPEPEGHDCYKGWEEDVLPEEREVPLLNLYLTSKRVEDIALRLVSLRQAFTTLLGSTLSRNHLFVAGKVLLGALVQANHMDGANFIRTYNDFVDYLSDPSKRNDIERELAEANHPGGFVERLYALLYSFLPTAANMEPEADRYLLLLNGGLMALLDDMFGQQLAWYFNPESLVTELSSLLEYHLENLMASM; from the exons ATGCCTGGGTGCTTTTCAAGACTAGCGGAGAGAGTGCGTGGACGTCGGCGGCCTAATACGTCGACAGGTTGTTCAAATTCATTTGTGGCTTGTTTTTCTTGTCTTTTTCTGTTTTGCAGGGTTCGTGATTGTCGACAGGTGGACAGCGACTTCGAAGAGG AAACAACTGTCCTGGATGAGATCCAGTTGGATGTGCCATTGGATGATGTGCCAGATGTTCCACAGCTGCCAGTCCTCCTTGATGTCCAGAATGCTGCTATTATCCTTGAGGATGTGCCAGATGTGCAGACTATCCTTGAG GAGGCCACTGGCAATTGGCAGTTGATTCCGATTAGCTTCAGCCCCCTGTACTGTGGGCCTGTTGTGATCAGG AACAATGCCAGTCCGGTGGTTAAAGCTTGGAGAACTTTCCAGTTCATCAGCCCCATCATCACCTACATGCGTGGGGGATCCCAG caggtggtggtgaggatgcaccacGTTAGTAGGGTGAGAGGCCTGGAGACTCAACTGGTGTGGGCCATCTCCAAGGAGACAGCCAGGCTTAGTCCAAAGGGCATCCCCTACTGTGCCACCAAAGTGCAGTCCATCACTTGGATCCAG cgtGTGGCTGGCAGGGTGACCCACTATGTGTCTCACCTCCGCCACGAGACGTCTGTGGACGTGACGCTTGGCTGCTACCAG cagactgatgtcTCAGTGGTGTACGCCACTCTCCACATGGGGCTGGACGGGCTTCTCTCCTCTTCAGCGTGGTCGGAGGCTGCCTCCTTCTCTACGCCCACCACTCAGCAGTTCACTGACCCAGAGCCTGAGGGCCACGACTGCTATAAG GGCTGGGAGGAGGACGTGctgcctgaggagagggaggttccTCTGCTAAA CCTCTACCTTACCAGCAAGAGAGTGGAGGACATCGCCCTGAGGCTTGTCTCCCTGCGCCAGGCTTTCACT aCCCTGCTTGGTTCCACCCTGAGCAGGAACCATCTGTTTGTGGCGGGAAAGGTCCTCCTGGGCGCACTGGTTCAGGCCAACCACATG GACGGGGCCAACTTCATCCGTACTTATAACGACTTTGTGGACTACCTGAGTGACCCCTCCAAGCGGAATGACATTGAGAGGGAGCTGGCTGAGGCAAAC CACCCCGGTGGGTTTGTGGAGCGTCTGTACGCTCTCCTGTACTCCTTCCTGCCCACTGCTGCCAACATGGAGCCAGAGGCTGACAGATACCTGCTGCTGCTCAAT GGCGGGCTGATGGCTCTGCTAGATGACATGTTTGGCCAGCAGCTGGCCTGGTACtttaacccagagtctctggtcacGGAgctctccagcctcctggagtacCACTTGGAGAACCTCATGGCCAGCATGTAG